The Magnolia sinica isolate HGM2019 chromosome 9, MsV1, whole genome shotgun sequence genome contains a region encoding:
- the LOC131256909 gene encoding uncharacterized protein LOC131256909, with amino-acid sequence MSIRSCSTAITVPIPATKILFCPSRRIVLAPIHSRRKRLFRASMAVDSPESSYDFVKRTERAWMISQQPRPVACSSCDSNGYVECKWCGGTGFFIIGDNMLCQVPSRNTSCVICAGKGSTCCSDCKGTGFRAKWLEEPPPTK; translated from the exons ATGTCGATCCGTTCATGCAGCACAGCTATAACGGTGCCGATACCTGCAACGAAGATCTTATTCTGTCCGTCGAGAAGGATAGTCCTCGCTCCGATTCATTCAAGGAGGAAGAGGCTATTTAGGGCATCGATGGCGGTCGATTCGCCCGAGAGCTCCTACGATTTCGTCAAGCGCACTGAGCGGGCATGGATGATATCTCAG CAACCCCGGCCTGTCGCTTGTTCTTCTTGCGACTCAAACGGGTATGTTGAATGCAAATGGTGCGGAGGGACGGGCTTCTTCATCATCGGTGATAACATGCTCTGCCAAGTGCCTTCTAGAAACACCAGCTGTGTGATATGTGCTGGAAAG GGATCCACTTGCTGCTCTGATTGTAAAGGCACAGGCTTCCGTGCCAAGTGGTTGGAAGAACCTCCACCTACCAAGTAA